The following proteins come from a genomic window of Papaver somniferum cultivar HN1 unplaced genomic scaffold, ASM357369v1 unplaced-scaffold_65, whole genome shotgun sequence:
- the LOC113343675 gene encoding dnaJ protein homolog: protein MELGATPLANIFKDEYLEDLKKAYRKATIKNHPDKGGDLEKFKELAQAYEILSDPEKREIYDQYGEDALKEGMGGGGGGHDPFDILSSFFGGGSPFGGGGSSRGRRQRRGEDVMHSLKVSLEDLYSGTSKKLSLSRNAIFSSALERCH from the exons ATGGAGTTGGGAGCTACACCACTAGCTAATATTTTTAAAGATGA ATATTTGGAAGATTTGAAGAAGGCTTACAGAAAGGCTACCATTAAGAATCATCCTGATAAGGGTGGAGATCTAGAAAAG TTCAAGGAGTTGGCCCAGGCTTATGAGATTTTGAGTGATCCAGAGAAACGTGAAATTTATGATCAGTATGGTGAGGATGCGCTCAAGGAaggaatgggaggaggtggtggtggccaCGACCCCTTTGACATCTTATCatctttctttggaggaggaagcCCATTTGGAG GTGGTGGCAGCAGCAGAGGAAGGAGGCAGAGGAGGggagaagatgttatgcattcTCTTAAGGTGTCGCTGGAGGATCTTTACAGTGGAACATCAAAGAAATTGTCCCTCTCTCGCAATGCCATCTTCTCAAGTGCACTGG AAAGATGTCACTAA